From the genome of Scytonema hofmannii PCC 7110, one region includes:
- a CDS encoding type II toxin-antitoxin system Phd/YefM family antitoxin, with translation MKIAPIADVKAQLSAYVEQAQSGPIVITRNGKAVAVLIAPTDDEDLENLLLSRSPRFQKILNQSRQSIQSGKGLSADALWEVVEQNTEEPGT, from the coding sequence ATGAAAATTGCACCAATTGCAGATGTAAAAGCACAACTCAGTGCGTATGTAGAACAGGCTCAAAGTGGACCGATTGTGATTACTCGCAATGGCAAAGCAGTAGCGGTTTTAATTGCTCCAACTGATGATGAGGATTTAGAAAACCTTTTGCTATCGCGATCGCCTCGGTTTCAAAAAATTCTGAATCAATCACGGCAAAGTATACAATCTGGAAAAGGATTATCTGCTGATGCACTTTGGGAAGTTGTAGAACAAAACACTGAAGAACCAGGGACTTGA
- a CDS encoding BrnT family toxin, with product MRSPFNDPLSVTFPDPDRSIGESRYIIIGISGFEKLLVVAHTDRGEKIRIISARKATRQEKRFYEEGS from the coding sequence TTGAGATCCCCGTTTAATGACCCGCTATCTGTGACCTTTCCTGACCCCGATCGTTCCATCGGAGAAAGTCGCTACATTATTATTGGCATATCTGGGTTTGAAAAACTCCTAGTTGTCGCACACACAGATCGAGGAGAAAAGATACGAATTATCAGTGCCCGAAAAGCTACCCGTCAGGAGAAGAGGTTTTATGAAGAAGGAAGTTGA
- a CDS encoding FAD-dependent oxidoreductase — protein sequence MKKVIIIGGGIGGAATALALLRAGFEPVVYERTKELQEVGAGIALWANATHILKNLSLLEEAMRVGYFITNYQFNSQRGFELVNIALDNSELPVIGIHRAQLHQLLWRNVPPEKFILGETFALKSLKGDRVSILL from the coding sequence ATGAAAAAAGTCATCATCATTGGTGGTGGAATTGGCGGTGCTGCAACTGCACTCGCCCTTCTTCGTGCTGGTTTTGAGCCTGTCGTTTACGAGCGAACAAAAGAGTTGCAAGAAGTTGGGGCTGGGATTGCGCTTTGGGCAAACGCAACCCATATCTTGAAGAACTTAAGCTTGTTGGAAGAAGCGATGCGGGTTGGTTATTTTATTACAAACTATCAATTCAATTCCCAACGTGGCTTTGAGTTAGTGAATATTGCGCTCGATAACTCCGAGTTACCCGTTATCGGAATTCATCGCGCTCAACTGCATCAGTTATTGTGGCGCAATGTACCGCCTGAGAAATTCATTTTGGGAGAAACCTTTGCGCTCAAATCGCTCAAAGGAGATCGGGTTTCAATACTTTTATGA
- a CDS encoding TetR/AcrR family transcriptional regulator: protein MVRTKSEKVKNTKQERDAEATQSVILAAAEEEFAQHGFTAARTEAIAAKTGVAKSMIYYYFKDKEGLYQAVLERSHTDLLQTIQQLQLEHLSPEVALERFLRALLGCVSRNPKLPTIMFHEAVQNQGKYYKRSSSVSIDTALIAILEQGLAEGVFRPLNPFQSAINIMGTCLFYFIGAGNIQQIPQGKRLFSKAMLEQHTTEAIALILAGVRQS, encoded by the coding sequence GTGGTGCGTACAAAATCTGAAAAAGTCAAGAATACCAAGCAAGAGAGAGATGCTGAAGCAACTCAATCTGTGATTTTGGCAGCTGCGGAAGAAGAATTTGCCCAACACGGTTTTACAGCAGCGCGAACAGAAGCAATCGCAGCCAAAACAGGTGTTGCAAAGTCAATGATTTATTACTACTTCAAAGATAAAGAAGGTTTGTATCAAGCGGTGTTGGAGCGATCGCATACAGATCTGTTACAAACAATTCAGCAATTACAGTTAGAGCATTTGTCACCTGAAGTCGCGTTGGAAAGATTTTTGAGAGCATTGCTCGGTTGTGTATCGCGTAACCCAAAACTTCCGACTATCATGTTTCACGAAGCAGTGCAAAACCAGGGAAAGTACTATAAACGCAGTAGTTCTGTGAGTATTGATACTGCTTTGATCGCAATTTTAGAACAAGGCTTGGCTGAGGGGGTATTTCGCCCACTCAATCCGTTTCAGTCTGCAATTAATATTATGGGAACTTGTTTGTTCTATTTTATTGGTGCGGGAAACATTCAGCAAATTCCCCAAGGTAAACGGCTTTTTAGCAAAGCAATGCTCGAACAACACACCACTGAAGCGATCGCGCTTATCCTAGCAGGTGTGCGACAATCCTGA
- a CDS encoding DUF4926 domain-containing protein, protein MRTTRVKLFDIVALTIDLPDDNLLRGQVGTVVEVLAGGTAFEVEFSDRGGAYL, encoded by the coding sequence ATGAGAACGACGAGAGTCAAATTATTTGATATTGTTGCATTGACAATTGACCTTCCCGATGACAACCTGTTACGCGGACAGGTAGGGACGGTGGTAGAAGTCTTGGCTGGTGGTACGGCGTTTGAAGTTGAGTTTAGCGATCGCGGCGGGGCGTACTTATGA
- a CDS encoding low molecular weight phosphatase family protein — protein MKKILFLCTGNYYRSRFAEHLFNWLATKQGLDWQADSRGLAIERGVNNVGPISRYALEALAVRLVNVTDDERFPKLASEQDFQAASRIIALDELEHGPLMNERFPQWAEKTEYWLVHDIDKTSALEALGQIEKNLFQLIEQLAQS, from the coding sequence ATGAAGAAAATCTTGTTCCTTTGTACAGGTAACTACTACCGCAGCCGCTTTGCCGAACATCTTTTTAATTGGTTGGCAACTAAGCAGGGGTTAGATTGGCAGGCTGATTCACGAGGCTTGGCAATTGAGCGAGGAGTAAATAATGTGGGACCGATTTCCCGATATGCGCTTGAGGCTTTAGCCGTGCGATTGGTAAATGTAACTGATGATGAACGGTTTCCTAAGCTAGCAAGCGAGCAAGATTTTCAAGCAGCTTCTAGAATTATTGCCCTAGATGAGTTAGAACACGGACCACTGATGAATGAGCGCTTTCCTCAATGGGCAGAGAAAACTGAATACTGGCTAGTTCACGATATAGATAAAACTTCTGCTCTAGAAGCTCTTGGGCAAATTGAAAAAAACCTATTTCAACTTATAGAACAATTAGCTCAAAGTTAG
- a CDS encoding sucrose synthase, with the protein MHELVQTVVNSDEKTALRQLVYDLSASGKKYFLRNEILQAFADYCNQSQKPAYFFHSSSLGKLIHYTHEIILEEESAWFLLRPRIGVQEAWRLGANLTSFEQMTPQELLDVRDRRVERYQPQILEIDFRPFHHGSPKIDDPRNIGQGQGFLNRYLCSQVLTAPEYWLEVLYDVLRRRQYDGIPLLINGRILSGTQLAQQVRLAISLLSDRQPSEPYEKFRYELQDLGFEPGWGNTASRVLETLALLNRLIDTAEPAILEAFVSRVPSVFRVVLISVHGWVGQEGVMGRPETAGQVIYVLEQARSLENKLREEIQLAGLEVLGIQPQVTILTRLIPNCEGTQCNLRLEKVQGTENAWILRVPFVDFNPKITQNWISKFEIWPYLETYALEAERELLAQFRGKPDLIIGNYSDGNLVAFLLARRLKVTHCNIAHSLEKPKHLFSNLYWQDLEDKYHFSAQYTADLIGINAADFIVTSTYQEIVGTPDTMGQYESYKNFTMPALYHVVDGIDLFSSKFNTVPPGVNEHIFFPYNQKEHRDPNLQSRVKDLLFTREDSQILGHLENTSKRPIFAVGSTTPIDNLAGLAECFGRSQDLQERCNLIILSDKLHPEQATNSDEAGEIERLHNIINEYNLHGRIRWVGMHIPLIEIGEAYRAIADCGGLFVHFARYEAFGRTILEAMSCGLPIFATQFGGSLEIIEDGENEFHVNPTDLDGTAKIISNFIDQCDMQPEHWYKISEWVIQRIRNKYNWELHTKQLLLLAKLYSFWNFVNQENSEARGRYLETLFHLLFKPRAEKILEQHMQR; encoded by the coding sequence ATGCATGAACTAGTTCAAACTGTTGTAAACAGTGATGAGAAGACGGCTCTGCGTCAGTTGGTCTACGATCTAAGTGCTTCTGGGAAGAAATACTTCCTGAGAAACGAAATTTTGCAAGCTTTTGCGGACTATTGCAACCAATCGCAAAAGCCAGCCTACTTTTTTCACTCTTCTTCTCTAGGCAAACTGATTCACTACACTCATGAAATCATTCTAGAAGAGGAAAGTGCCTGGTTCCTTCTCCGACCTCGGATAGGTGTCCAAGAAGCTTGGAGATTGGGAGCAAATTTGACAAGCTTTGAGCAAATGACGCCGCAAGAACTGCTTGATGTGCGCGATCGCCGTGTGGAGCGCTACCAGCCTCAAATCTTAGAAATAGACTTCCGCCCGTTCCACCACGGTTCTCCCAAAATCGACGATCCCAGAAATATTGGTCAAGGACAGGGGTTTCTCAATCGGTACTTGTGTTCTCAAGTGCTGACAGCCCCTGAGTATTGGTTGGAAGTTCTGTACGATGTTCTGAGACGACGCCAGTATGATGGCATTCCCTTACTGATCAACGGTCGCATTCTCTCAGGAACTCAGCTCGCCCAACAAGTTAGACTAGCTATTAGTTTGTTGAGCGATCGCCAACCGAGCGAACCTTACGAAAAATTCCGCTATGAATTGCAAGACTTGGGCTTTGAACCGGGTTGGGGAAACACAGCATCTCGCGTACTGGAGACCCTAGCACTCCTCAACCGACTGATTGACACTGCTGAACCTGCCATTTTAGAAGCCTTTGTTTCCCGTGTTCCCTCTGTCTTCCGTGTTGTGCTTATTTCCGTACACGGCTGGGTTGGACAGGAAGGAGTGATGGGAAGACCCGAAACAGCAGGTCAAGTCATTTACGTTCTCGAACAAGCCCGCAGTTTAGAAAACAAACTCCGCGAAGAAATCCAACTTGCAGGGTTGGAAGTTCTTGGTATCCAACCGCAAGTTACCATACTTACCCGCCTGATTCCCAACTGTGAAGGAACACAATGTAACTTGCGCCTAGAAAAAGTTCAAGGGACAGAGAATGCCTGGATTTTACGGGTTCCCTTTGTAGACTTTAATCCCAAGATTACGCAAAACTGGATTTCTAAATTTGAAATTTGGCCTTATCTTGAAACATATGCCTTAGAAGCAGAAAGAGAGTTATTGGCACAATTTCGAGGCAAACCAGACCTGATTATCGGTAACTACAGCGATGGTAACTTAGTTGCTTTTCTCCTAGCACGTCGTTTAAAAGTCACTCATTGTAACATTGCTCACTCTCTAGAAAAGCCCAAACACTTATTTAGCAATTTGTATTGGCAAGACTTAGAAGACAAATACCATTTTTCAGCCCAATACACAGCAGATTTAATTGGTATAAATGCGGCAGACTTTATTGTGACATCGACCTATCAAGAGATTGTGGGGACACCCGACACAATGGGTCAATATGAGTCATACAAAAATTTTACAATGCCAGCGTTGTATCATGTGGTTGACGGAATTGACCTGTTCAGTTCTAAGTTCAACACGGTACCACCAGGGGTAAACGAACATATTTTCTTCCCCTACAATCAAAAAGAACACCGCGATCCCAACCTTCAATCACGAGTCAAAGACCTACTCTTTACCCGTGAAGATTCGCAAATTCTTGGGCATTTAGAGAACACAAGCAAGAGACCAATTTTTGCTGTTGGTAGCACCACTCCTATAGATAACCTTGCAGGATTGGCAGAATGTTTTGGTCGAAGTCAAGATTTACAAGAACGTTGCAATTTAATTATCCTTTCTGACAAATTACATCCAGAGCAAGCGACAAACTCAGACGAAGCAGGAGAAATCGAACGGCTTCACAACATTATTAATGAATACAATCTTCACGGACGCATTCGTTGGGTAGGTATGCACATTCCCCTCATTGAAATTGGGGAAGCTTACCGCGCGATCGCCGATTGTGGGGGTCTTTTTGTTCATTTTGCCCGGTATGAAGCTTTTGGTAGAACCATTCTTGAAGCGATGAGTTGTGGGTTACCAATTTTTGCCACACAATTTGGCGGTTCTTTAGAAATTATTGAAGATGGTGAAAATGAATTTCATGTAAATCCTACAGATTTAGATGGAACAGCCAAGATAATATCAAACTTTATCGACCAATGCGATATGCAGCCAGAGCACTGGTATAAAATATCGGAGTGGGTAATTCAGCGTATCCGTAATAAATACAACTGGGAATTACATACCAAGCAGTTATTACTGCTTGCTAAACTTTACAGTTTTTGGAACTTTGTCAATCAGGAAAATAGCGAAGCTCGAGGGCGCTATTTAGAAACCTTATTCCATCTACTTTTCAAACCCAGAGCCGAAAAGATTTTAGAGCAGCATATGCAGAGGTAG